One window of Dysgonomonas mossii genomic DNA carries:
- a CDS encoding SusC/RagA family TonB-linked outer membrane protein, with amino-acid sequence MNDYLKERKVGKGIFKILLLCSILFCSFTIVQAQTVTGVVKDANNEPIIGASVAVKGTTTGTLTDTEGSYKISAGTNSVLVFSFIGYTSKEVPVGSQKVINVTLEESSQQLDEVVVTALGMKRSTKALGYAMTELKGDDLANNSNNPIDALQGKVAGLEISGSDGGMFGSSKIQLRGIPTLNGVNRPIYVVDNVILSNSNADAGDADWSSGANDWGNELKNLNPSDFETVSVLKGAAATALYGSRGLFGAIVITTKSGKATKGFGVTFNQSFGIDHVYKQPDLQNVYGVGALSGYVDYGKTNSSGGYYGWDNQHQFKYNGDGKAMFNDWGMGYGPRFDGSAILGYDNEETTYRAIKNNYKDMYNLGFTTNSNLTVQGGNDKTTFYTSLAYRHQTGTLPNNEFNRLTLLTKASHKISDKVMLDASVNFGKSNPKNVQPNVGEYFASGTFTREYDPSYYRNKYKGTHGGLANSSYDDKYGNVPGRDLWWSIYENNTTQEEVSIRPSLALTVDILDWLKFKTEGNYNYYYTNRETKNPNSGYARTYDGGNGYYAMTSTKKRQTNLNASVLWDKPLNADFNFTGFLRGEYYDNWQSYMTTSTDGGLVVPDLYFIKNSVKAAKTEAYTLGTKRMFSVAGQVGVSWKNKLYLDVTGRNDWSSSLVYSDGTGNFSYFYPSVNGSAILSELLTLPEWVSFAKVRASWAQVGNDTDPYSLNNAYFLRTTVMGDRYISSLQIENQDGVDILISKNLKPERKNAWEVGLDWRFFNNRIGVDATYYKENTKNQIMTIAVPEVSGISRQIVNAGNIQNSGIELALHTVPIESKDWQWEVDFTYTRNRNKIVSLHENVADYISLKGNTNYGNYRVGSVAKVGAEYGLLMTDSKPKIDEATGLEVLTWSNGRRMAYAQRSGKEEIIGSVNPDFLGSVSTTLRYKKMSLRVGLDMRFGGYVASYNSRYGTAYGFTESSLAYSDASHGGVSWQSKFDGMTYTDGYIPQGIFPAGTVINQPNGGTYTVAAGGETFQDLYDRGLVEPVHASAWTYFRNSWGQGVVNDDWFKKLNYIALREISFNYACPTTFANKLGARALSVGITGRNLGYLLNSMPNHENPEGLRGTSAAEFRYRSFAGFTASYMLNISATF; translated from the coding sequence ATGAATGATTACCTAAAGGAAAGGAAAGTTGGTAAGGGCATATTCAAAATATTGCTTTTGTGCAGTATTTTATTTTGTTCTTTTACCATTGTTCAAGCTCAGACAGTTACGGGTGTCGTAAAAGATGCTAACAATGAGCCTATTATTGGTGCTAGTGTAGCCGTGAAAGGTACTACTACAGGTACTTTGACGGACACAGAAGGGAGCTATAAAATATCAGCAGGGACTAACTCTGTTTTGGTATTTTCATTTATTGGTTATACTTCGAAAGAGGTACCGGTAGGTTCTCAAAAAGTTATAAATGTAACTTTGGAAGAAAGCAGCCAGCAGCTGGATGAAGTTGTTGTGACAGCTCTTGGGATGAAAAGATCTACAAAAGCTTTAGGGTATGCGATGACTGAGTTGAAAGGGGATGATTTAGCGAATAACTCAAATAATCCGATCGATGCTCTTCAAGGTAAGGTTGCCGGACTTGAAATTTCAGGATCCGACGGTGGTATGTTTGGATCATCTAAAATCCAACTTCGTGGTATTCCAACATTAAATGGTGTTAACAGACCTATTTATGTTGTGGATAACGTTATTTTGAGTAACTCAAATGCAGACGCAGGTGACGCAGACTGGAGTTCAGGCGCTAACGACTGGGGTAATGAACTAAAGAATCTAAATCCAAGTGATTTCGAGACAGTATCTGTTTTGAAAGGAGCTGCTGCTACTGCTCTTTATGGATCTAGAGGTTTGTTTGGTGCTATCGTTATTACAACAAAAAGTGGAAAAGCTACAAAAGGATTTGGTGTTACATTCAACCAATCTTTTGGTATAGATCATGTGTATAAACAACCGGATCTTCAAAATGTGTATGGTGTAGGAGCTTTATCCGGTTATGTAGACTATGGTAAAACCAACTCAAGTGGTGGTTACTACGGATGGGATAACCAACATCAATTTAAATACAATGGAGATGGAAAGGCTATGTTCAATGACTGGGGTATGGGATATGGACCTCGATTTGACGGAAGCGCTATCCTTGGATATGACAATGAGGAAACTACTTACAGAGCGATAAAGAATAACTATAAAGATATGTATAATTTAGGTTTCACTACCAACTCTAACCTTACAGTGCAGGGTGGTAATGATAAGACAACATTTTATACATCTCTAGCCTACAGACATCAAACAGGAACATTGCCTAACAATGAGTTTAACAGGTTAACTTTATTGACAAAAGCATCTCATAAGATTTCTGACAAAGTAATGCTTGATGCTTCTGTAAACTTTGGAAAATCAAATCCTAAAAATGTTCAGCCAAACGTGGGTGAATACTTTGCTAGCGGAACATTTACACGTGAATATGATCCTTCTTATTATCGTAACAAATATAAAGGAACACATGGCGGTTTGGCTAACTCTTCTTACGATGATAAATATGGAAATGTACCGGGACGCGACTTATGGTGGAGTATTTATGAGAATAATACGACACAGGAAGAGGTATCGATCCGTCCAAGCTTAGCATTAACTGTTGACATCTTGGATTGGTTGAAGTTCAAAACTGAAGGTAATTATAATTACTATTATACAAACCGTGAAACAAAAAATCCTAACTCAGGATATGCTAGAACTTATGACGGCGGTAACGGTTACTATGCTATGACTAGCACAAAGAAAAGACAAACAAACCTGAATGCTAGCGTACTATGGGATAAGCCTCTAAATGCAGATTTCAATTTTACCGGATTTTTGCGTGGTGAGTACTATGACAACTGGCAGAGCTATATGACAACCAGTACAGATGGAGGTTTAGTTGTTCCGGATCTTTATTTTATCAAAAACTCTGTAAAAGCAGCTAAAACTGAAGCTTATACATTGGGCACAAAGAGAATGTTCTCTGTAGCCGGGCAAGTTGGAGTGAGCTGGAAGAACAAATTATATTTAGATGTAACAGGACGTAACGACTGGTCTTCTTCATTGGTTTACTCTGATGGAACAGGTAACTTCTCTTACTTCTATCCGTCAGTAAACGGCTCAGCTATTCTTTCAGAATTGTTGACCTTACCTGAATGGGTTTCGTTTGCAAAAGTTCGTGCATCATGGGCACAAGTAGGTAATGATACCGATCCTTATAGTTTGAATAATGCTTATTTCTTGAGAACTACAGTAATGGGCGACAGATATATAAGCTCTTTACAGATAGAAAATCAGGACGGTGTTGATATTCTTATCTCTAAAAACTTGAAGCCGGAACGTAAGAATGCATGGGAAGTAGGTCTCGATTGGCGTTTTTTCAACAATAGAATAGGTGTTGATGCGACATACTATAAAGAGAATACTAAAAACCAGATCATGACAATTGCAGTGCCTGAGGTATCAGGTATCTCTCGACAAATAGTAAATGCCGGTAATATTCAAAACTCAGGTATCGAGTTAGCTCTTCACACTGTTCCTATCGAAAGCAAAGACTGGCAATGGGAAGTAGACTTCACTTATACACGTAACCGTAATAAAATAGTATCTCTTCACGAGAATGTGGCAGACTATATTAGCCTTAAAGGAAATACTAACTATGGTAACTACCGTGTTGGTTCAGTTGCAAAAGTGGGTGCTGAATATGGTTTGTTGATGACAGACTCTAAACCTAAAATTGATGAGGCTACAGGCTTAGAAGTTTTAACTTGGTCTAACGGTAGACGTATGGCTTATGCACAACGTAGTGGAAAAGAAGAAATAATAGGTTCTGTTAATCCGGACTTTTTAGGTTCAGTTTCTACAACATTGCGTTACAAGAAAATGTCTTTGAGAGTAGGTTTAGATATGCGTTTTGGTGGTTATGTGGCTTCTTATAACTCTCGTTATGGTACTGCATACGGATTTACAGAATCATCTCTAGCTTATTCTGATGCTAGCCATGGTGGTGTATCTTGGCAATCGAAATTTGATGGAATGACTTACACTGACGGATATATCCCTCAAGGTATTTTCCCTGCAGGAACTGTAATCAATCAACCGAATGGAGGTACATATACTGTAGCTGCAGGAGGAGAAACATTCCAAGACCTATATGATAGAGGACTAGTAGAGCCGGTACATGCTTCAGCGTGGACTTATTTCAGAAACAGCTGGGGACAAGGTGTGGTTAACGACGATTGGTTCAAGAAGCTTAATTATATAGCACTTCGCGAGATATCATTCAATTATGCATGTCCTACAACTTTTGCGAATAAATTAGGAGCAAGAGCTTTGTCAGTTGGAATTACAGGAAGAAACTTAGGTTACTTATTGAACAGTATGCCTAATCATGAGAATCCTGAAGGGCTTCGTGGTACATCAGCTGCTGAATTCCGTTATCGTTCTTTCGCTGGATTTACAGCAAGTTATATGTTGAATATATCAGCCACATTCTAA
- a CDS encoding SusD/RagB family nutrient-binding outer membrane lipoprotein, which translates to MKFKSIIFISAIAALSFVTSGCRDDFATINTDPQTVAQGDVNFLLTEGIRKFEPSGYLLWFYNAPMMVKWAQLGAASGGFSSNYHLTTATGDQGQMAYRVMKYLRDVEYILSKKSETEAATYKQHVAALNVLTIYMGIFDTDMYGDMPYKDAVKARYSDPIILTPDYDKVEDLYNLWLTQLEENMATFADQDITNNRNKLFSQQDLIYSGDAAKWAKLANSLRLKIAVRLLSQNKAKALEIAASVAKSPVGVLDGSGDNFILNKGTTAISDNDKDFVYHFGNGVFGSSLCPSATVLDFMLSNQDPRVRFFYKKNGYNSKVVQAFFDQGKDLPNFIAANVEYTTVDGKKKFSKWKGLGEPWVRYYGLPVVLDANQNSAYDGYFKTTPYTLTSASGTQYTYNAVAQYNEEMVRGRVDYTIPVAPGDTPPTDTNDNPWYGMYMSTAEVNLYLAEFALLGANLPQSAEVYYNKGVRASVEEYNRLASLNKIPYYGTTYGYDPNEKVIDLQSGEIDAMMANAGVKLEGTTAEKLEKVYIQEILHLTFFPSDQFSVVRRSGIPARNSSLFKWVDFSEPKATEIPRRFEIATPSVTDLMYNKSKAAYEAQGFTTGTSISTSLLNSERVWQDKGAPNFGDGPK; encoded by the coding sequence ATGAAATTTAAATCTATTATATTTATTTCAGCTATAGCCGCCTTATCCTTTGTTACATCAGGGTGTAGAGATGATTTTGCTACAATCAATACAGACCCTCAAACGGTGGCTCAAGGTGATGTTAACTTTTTGTTGACAGAAGGAATACGTAAATTTGAACCTTCGGGGTATCTTTTATGGTTCTATAATGCTCCTATGATGGTTAAATGGGCTCAATTGGGAGCTGCTTCCGGAGGGTTTTCTTCTAACTATCATCTAACTACAGCTACTGGAGATCAAGGTCAGATGGCATATAGAGTGATGAAATATCTTCGCGATGTAGAATATATTCTTTCTAAAAAATCAGAAACAGAAGCTGCTACTTATAAACAACATGTGGCTGCTTTGAATGTTCTTACTATCTATATGGGTATATTCGATACCGATATGTACGGAGATATGCCTTATAAAGATGCTGTGAAGGCTCGTTATTCAGACCCTATTATCCTTACTCCTGATTATGATAAGGTAGAAGACCTATATAATCTTTGGTTGACTCAGTTGGAGGAAAATATGGCGACATTTGCCGATCAGGATATTACAAATAATAGAAACAAATTGTTTAGCCAACAAGACCTTATTTATAGTGGTGATGCTGCAAAATGGGCTAAATTGGCAAACTCTCTACGTTTGAAAATAGCTGTTCGCTTATTGTCTCAAAACAAAGCAAAAGCACTCGAAATTGCTGCTTCTGTAGCTAAAAGCCCGGTGGGTGTACTTGATGGATCAGGTGATAACTTTATTCTAAACAAGGGTACAACTGCTATTTCTGACAATGATAAAGATTTTGTATACCACTTTGGTAATGGAGTATTTGGAAGTTCTTTATGTCCTTCTGCAACTGTTTTAGACTTTATGCTTTCTAACCAAGACCCTCGTGTTCGTTTCTTCTATAAGAAAAACGGTTACAATTCTAAAGTTGTACAGGCATTCTTCGATCAGGGCAAAGACCTTCCTAATTTTATAGCAGCCAATGTAGAATATACTACAGTGGATGGTAAGAAGAAATTCTCTAAATGGAAAGGTCTGGGTGAACCATGGGTACGTTACTATGGATTGCCGGTAGTATTAGATGCAAATCAGAATAGTGCTTATGATGGTTATTTCAAAACAACTCCATATACATTAACTTCTGCGAGCGGTACTCAATATACATATAATGCTGTTGCTCAGTATAATGAAGAAATGGTAAGAGGACGAGTGGATTATACTATTCCGGTAGCTCCTGGAGATACACCTCCAACAGATACGAACGATAATCCTTGGTACGGAATGTATATGTCAACTGCAGAAGTAAACCTTTACCTAGCTGAGTTTGCTTTGCTGGGTGCTAATTTACCTCAATCGGCTGAAGTATATTACAATAAGGGTGTTAGAGCTTCGGTAGAAGAATATAACCGTTTGGCCTCATTGAATAAGATTCCATATTATGGTACAACTTATGGTTATGACCCTAATGAAAAGGTAATTGATCTACAAAGTGGCGAAATTGATGCGATGATGGCTAATGCTGGAGTTAAGCTGGAAGGAACAACTGCAGAAAAACTTGAAAAAGTTTATATACAGGAAATTCTTCACCTTACATTCTTCCCTTCAGATCAGTTTAGTGTCGTGCGTCGTTCGGGTATACCTGCAAGAAATAGCTCATTGTTCAAATGGGTAGATTTCTCAGAGCCGAAAGCTACAGAAATACCACGACGCTTCGAAATTGCTACACCGTCTGTTACAGACCTCATGTACAACAAATCAAAAGCTGCTTACGAAGCTCAAGGATTTACTACAGGAACAAGTATCTCTACATCGTTACTAAACAGCGAACGTGTATGGCAAGATAAAGGCGCTCCAAACTTTGGAGATGGCCCTAAGTAA